One uncultured Gellertiella sp. genomic window carries:
- a CDS encoding type II toxin-antitoxin system RelE/ParE family toxin, protein MKVTLSPQARDYVQREAKYLKSKSQKAAQQFNEDLKRLRHGLQRFPEMGKLNEETPIPGVLRFVMGHYLVDYEIVKGGILILAVRHGRERPPGIDLDDDFDFEDPRDTFGLT, encoded by the coding sequence TTGAAGGTCACCCTTTCACCCCAGGCGCGGGACTATGTGCAGCGTGAGGCAAAGTATCTCAAATCCAAAAGCCAGAAGGCGGCACAGCAATTCAATGAAGACCTCAAGCGGTTGAGGCATGGTCTGCAGCGCTTTCCGGAAATGGGAAAGCTCAACGAAGAAACGCCAATCCCTGGCGTGCTGCGCTTTGTGATGGGCCACTATCTGGTCGACTACGAAATCGTGAAAGGCGGGATCTTGATTCTTGCCGTTCGCCATGGTCGTGAACGCCCACCGGGAATTGATCTGGATGACGACTTCGATTTCGAAGACCCCCGTGACACGTTCGGATTGACTTGA